The window GGTAAATTAAAAACCCTCAATTGGCTGCTGTGATATTGTTGAAAAATAATGATAACAAAAGAAGCTATTTTCACTGGCTTGACTAATTTATTCATTTTTAACAGGCTGAATACTTCCGCCACCTCCTGAAGCCTGTCACGTAAATTATCCTCTCGATTTGCAGTTCATCTTCAATCAAAAGATCTTAGTTTTTTTTGTCTTCTTGTTTTGGTAGGCTTCTGGGAATAATTTTGCATTACCATTTGCGTGAggtaaaacatgaatttttgttTAAGTTGTGATTCATCTTTCCCGTCTAGTTTATTAGTGGATATATTTAAATCAACTGATACTTGTTTTCAGGTGATTGATTTGGGCATTTGTTGATGGAACAAGAAAATAATCCCCAGATTAATTCGCAGTCTACACTTTGGCAATTTAGTAGCATGATCTCTGCTGGAAATAATACACAATTTGTTACCAGGCCTCAGAACTCCATTTCAATGCTCTCCACTGCGTGTGTTAATCCATCTACTAGTCGCTTTCCACTAACTTATTCAATACCTTTCCCTGGTTTCTACACCGATACTTATTTCCCGAAGACCTCACCTTTGATTCCTCCTCTGATCTCATCTCACAGGGCTCCTGAATTGTTTAGCTCAGATAAAAGATACTTGGTTTCTGATCAGCTAGTAGATGGAAGGAGCTTCATCTTAAGCTCAGTTAGTGTCCCCACTCCGTGCATCAACTCTGTGAACCGAGGTTTCAATCTTCAGGGAAATACTGAAACTAGTGCATCCAATGGACATGGAGTTGATGAGATGCATGAAGACACAGAGGAAATTGATGCACTGTTATATTCAGATTCCGACTTCAACAATGGCGATGAAGAAACTAGCACAGGACACTCTCCAGCTGAGCCTGAGATAGTGGAAAGGACCTTTTCTGAGGTAGCTAGCTCTGTTCCTCCaacaaagaggaggagagttgaTGTGGATGATGAATTTGATGCATCACTCATAGATACTGCTAGCTCCCAAGTACTCCATTGCCCTGATATACCTACAGAACACAGGAACAAAGAGGATGATAACAACACTGCATCTAGCCGCTTTGAAGTAGTAGGTCCTGATCAGAACGAAGAGAACAGGCAATTCAAACGAGCTAAAATTCAGGAAACACTTGGCATACTGAGAAAGATCATCCC is drawn from Zingiber officinale cultivar Zhangliang chromosome 1B, Zo_v1.1, whole genome shotgun sequence and contains these coding sequences:
- the LOC121980641 gene encoding transcription factor bHLH143-like, giving the protein MEQENNPQINSQSTLWQFSSMISAGNNTQFVTRPQNSISMLSTACVNPSTSRFPLTYSIPFPGFYTDTYFPKTSPLIPPLISSHRAPELFSSDKRYLVSDQLVDGRSFILSSVSVPTPCINSVNRGFNLQGNTETSASNGHGVDEMHEDTEEIDALLYSDSDFNNGDEETSTGHSPAEPEIVERTFSEVASSVPPTKRRRVDVDDEFDASLIDTASSQVLHCPDIPTEHRNKEDDNNTASSRFEVVGPDQNEENRQFKRAKIQETLGILRKIIPGGNCKDAVTVLDEAINYLKSLKLKVKLLESFP